A window of Rhododendron vialii isolate Sample 1 chromosome 11a, ASM3025357v1 genomic DNA:
aaacatgttgaaaatgactgaaagaagatttttgtgtaatgatgaagTACTTAATTGACGAAATGTGAAgataattaaatttgattattgacaaaaagttggtagttttgattatccaatggccaaaatttgatgagttgctaagatgtttctaaatttggttattccaatgtgaactCTTTTTaagcaaatattgctaaccttagagcattcacaatgtaataatcaaaactaaaaggttgttaaagttagcaatgtttgctcaaaaaattgctcacattttaataaccaaacttagcaacctcttagcaattcatcaaattttgacctttgaataaccaaacttaacaacttttaccaataaccaaaactcaataaccaaacccaataaccaaattcaaaactaaaaaattaaaaaacacctcacattagaatcgtctcatcgagacgaataatttggtgtggtcgggtgcgtgattggaactcgtttgcaattggatatagatgcattgcgtattgtatggggttttttttatagggatacaaaaataaccaatgtggagatcaagtttgttaggtttgattatgaactaaatggataatcaaatgctgacttgacacattttggttatcgattttgattattcccattgcggatgctcttaaaaacctttttattttgattataccactgtggatgctctaatagtATGGATTTAAAAAGACTTCAAGAcaaattattcagtggtcttaGGGTATTAGGTGGCGGTGCCTCGAGATCACCGAATAACAATAAGTCTATGAGTACATACATAAATTCATATACATACGTATTTTGGACCTGTCTCGGGTCCTAAAAAAATGATCCGGGCcactcattttattcaaaatagtttgtttacggtccttataaaaaatcaacaaaatctGATATCGATAAAGACGTTTACAAaatatccaactttgctttagaattcggGCTTGGATTCTGTAGCAAAGgtggatgtttcgtaaacgcctttaccgatatcggattgagttattttttttacaggaactaTAAACAAAACTATTTTGAATAACATGAGTGGCTCGGATCTTTTTTGCAGGACTCGAGACGGGTCCAAAATGCATATGTACGCGATGTGCACACGAGTGTATGTACCTATAGCAGCACTCCATTTTTACTCCCATCTCAAACAGGTCATATAATCCACACaacaattttctctctttttcatcgacccgggggctctgctgcccaaaGGGCACAGCAGCTCCTACCCACACCACTAAAACGGGAacgttttggttaaaaaaaaaatacttatcatcaatttgcaatcctatggagcaaaaacgtgattatgagagtcttagagacaaaatttgattatgtctcgttagaataatatgattggaataataagatattcacaTCCGTTCAAACGgctaaaaattagagcacttaaattttttaaccatattttttaatatataaacggtctaaaaaattaagtgctcaagtTTTTACTCTGTTTGAAttggtgcaaagatcttgttattcttatcatattattctaaaaggtcgtaatttatttttatctctagggctttTATATTAAGTATATGTTCTTTATTTAGGAccctatggagcagaaatgtgattatgagagctctataaacaaaaattaattataaccctttagaatactatgataagaataacaaaatttttGTACTGATTTAAACGGGGTAAAATTTTGAGTATTTAATTCTTTgagaccatttatatattaaaaaatatagtcaaaaaattaagtaattcaatttttaatccgtttgaattggtgtgaaaatcttattattctgaagaGACATAGTcaaattttatctttaaaattctcataatcacgtttctgctccataaaaTTATAAATCGatattaagtattttttttaaaccaaaacggcaacgttttggtgGTGTAGATAGGGACTGCTGTGCCCTTGGCAGCAGAGCCCCCCGAGTCCCTTTTTCATTGGCCAAAGATATCCGGTTTGACTTTCCTCGACAGCCACGTAGGTTCTAGACACAAAGGTTAGACTCACgcccatattttttttactacatCAATCACCAAAATTCGAGGGTCTAAAAccctttcccctctctctctctctctctctctctaatccaTCTCAAATTTCCCTCTTGTTTTCTCGTCAAAATTCTCCAAAACCACTGCTTATCTGCAAATTCCCTCAACCCAATCACGTACACGTGCTCAATTGCGGATATGAGCATCACCGACgagaaaccctagttttccgGAAAACCCTAATCTGGGTTTTCCCACTCTGATTTCGCTTGCAATTCCGTAAACCCAGCTTCAATTTCCGGACTAATTACTGTTCTAGTCTACATATAGACGCATTTTGAGGAGTGGggtagaggagagagaatggagggGACACCGCACCCGATACCGAGGACAGTAGAGGAGGTGTTCAGCGACTTCAAAGCCAGAAGGGCTGGCTTAATCAAGGCTCTTACAAATGGTTCGTGTTTCCTTCTTATACATGCATACGCACATAGTATATAGAGCCGCCCTGAGCTAAAGCTCGGCGCTTTAGGCCACCAAAAATTTACAAATGTTAGGGCCCTCTTTGGTACTTCTCCTTGTACTAGTCCGACAAAAAAGGGGTCATCTTGCAGGTTCTGCGTGTATGTATCGCATAGGCTGCCTTGAAAGCCTTTGTTTTGgagaatttttgttttgtctttgtCCGAGTTTTGAGTCCAATTGTTAACTTTTCCAATTGTGGAAAGATTAGGAACGAAATTTTATGAACCTAACTGACATACGATTTGCagtttttttgaatatttttcgGGGCTTGCTAAAATTTTGGTtcgtaaatttcattttttccgCTTGAAGGACCCAGTAGaaataaaggttttttttttttatccagaaCTGAAAATAAGTTGAGTGGAACCGATAAGATTTTTTACAAAATCGTATGTTTTTTTTGgcatgactctctctctctctctcgtgggcccactttttgtttttgttgttttttgagTTTTCCAGTCCTCcagtaaaaaattatggatcAAATTGGAAAAACAGtttacttttttcctttttaagttTTCCAGTCATCAAGTAACATGTTTTATTGATCAAATTAGAAATAGaagctaaataaataaataaataaaacgaagtttatttttctctttttttccccaatttttaCCGAAATATGTTCCGTAGTTTTTGTTTCTTCAATTCCCTTACGAACTCGAAaaatacttcttcttttttttactataaaCTGAAAATAATTTCACTTGAGACAAAATGTCTTGAAAAATAGCCCTCTTTCCCTTgtcattcgtttttttttttactccccCGTGTGATTAATTGGTTTCACTGTTTGTGATATGCAGAAGTTGAGAAGTTTTACCAGCAGTGCGATCCTGGTGAGTCCCCGTTGTTTTTTCCCTGTTTCCAATCTTATTCTGCAGGAATTAGATCTTATAGCCACTGTTGACTAGTAATTGTggattttgttgttaatttgaGTGATATTTAATGTCTTCATCTAATGATTATGACGCTTTGTAGGCTGAAAGTGTTAAATTGCGCGTCCATAGGGTTCGCTCCCATTCTCTTCCTGTGTGTCACCTGCTGTCAGCCAGACACATTTGCTTTAAGTCAACCTTGTGCGTCTGCATGGTTCTAGGAGTTTTTGTATTTCGCAGtattttgagtatttttttgcaTGTCGCATATAGGGCTGAAAAACTTGTCAATACTATGGGAACTAATCAGTCTCTTCCTAGAAACTGGACTTAATAAGAAGTTTCTAAacttattttccaatttatatGATGGCAAATCGATACCTTGTTGGAGAGGTCATTGATTCGTTGCTAGGAGTGGCTTAATGGTTAAGTTTGGTTTATCCTGTCATAGGTAAGGAGAGTAACTGATTGTGTTTTTGAACTTTGATTTGTTTTCTAAATACACACTTTTACTCTCACTATCTAATGACTAACTTTTCCTCGCTCATTCCGTAAGAACACATGTTTGCTGTTATTATTGAACTTGTCGGTTCTATGATGTGGTGGttgtataatgggtttgtgtgaacaaatggtccttgacaaagctcaatggaggaaaatgatttatatagccgaccccaagtgattgagacataaggctcagtttggtttggttctgtgATGTGGTTGGCTGCAACAGGCATGGCCTGTTATTAAAAGATTTTATTGGAATTGTTAATAAATTATCTTCTTGTAGTTTTTGGGCATCTGGGCACATGTTGCAACTCTTACATAGCATGCATGGCCATTGACACTAGGTTGGGCTAGTGCTAATCATTAACCAGAGAGGTGAATGTTCATATTGGAAGAGTGATGACTTATGCATTTTGATGCttagtattatttcttgattttcatATAGTATATGGGAAGATATGAATTGACTGATGAATTACTAGTTGATCAGTGGTGTACCTGTCCATACTATGCAATTCTGTACTACGTGCATTACAGTTTGTAAGCTTTTCAGTTCCTGGGCTTATGATTGGAAGTTATGCTCCTTTGGCTGGTTAAACACTGAATTATGTAACAATGCTTGTGACAAGTTTTAGCTGAGGGAAAACCAGGGTATGTGTAAGATCAccagtttttgaaattttatgttCTTCCTCCCAATGCTCTTTCCTCAATAATTTCGTTTTTTTATCCCCTGAAGCAGTGCAAGTCAATGTTCTGGACCTCTTGTTGTTTAAGTGAACGGTTTATTTACGAAATCTGATCGTAGATCTTCATTGTTTTACCTGCTGCTATTTGTTTTCTGTTAGTTATCTTACACCACTTATGGTTGAGTTGCAACACGTTTCAGAATTGACTCCAGAAAAGTGATCTCAATAACTATGGTGCTAGAAGAATTAAGGTTGACTTCAATCTTAGTTATTTAGTGGAGTTTTGTTGATATTCATGTTACAAATTACTTCTCTCTTGAAATATTGAAAGAAGGCCATCCTTGTTGGGAGCGTGGGATTTCTTTAAAGGAAACTTAAAGCAGCAAGtgtgtccatttttttttcaattttcaactgcTGTAGTTGCTGGTGATGCGTTACATAAGTCATAATATATTTGTCATTATGTTGGAAAGAGTGCGAATTCGGAAATTTAGGGATGCATTCGATTGATTTTTCTTATTCATGTATATTTCTTGCAGAAAAGGAGAATTTGTGTTTGTATGGACTTCCAAATGAGACATGGGAAGTCAACCTGCCTGTTGAGGAGGTGCCTCCTGAGCTTCCTGAGCCAGCGTTGGGTATAAACTTTGCTAGGGATGGAATGCAAGAGAAGGACTGGTTATCACTCGTTGCAGTTCACAGTGATTCATGGTTGCTTTCTGTTGCATTCTATTTTGGTGCACGTTTCGGGTTTGGCAAGAGTGAAAGGTAATACCTTTACTGGAAGTTAACAGGATATTCTAGAAAGTATGTCTCTTGTTGTCTATTGTCTTTTTTGTGACCATAGTATTAGTATGTTTGAATGTAATTGTTACCTTCACAGGAAGTATTAATGGAGAAAAAGACATTTTTATTAGAAGTATATGCAGAAAGAACAAATTACTGCAAATGGCATGAAGCAAACCATTACACCTTGACTCTTTCTGTTTTGCGTGTTTGTGttgttttccaatttccatTGTTGCATTGTTTGTTTCCAGACATTCTCCCTTGATTATAGCTCTAATGTAGCACCTTCTGTAAGTGTAATCTTAAATTGAACAAGGCTCTTTTTGTGACTTTCTTTGTACCGATTCCATCCGGTGCCAAAATCACATGCATCTGTAACTGTCTTAATCAATTTGGACAGCAGTGTATGTTGTAGTTGCTTTGATGGTCACActgttttcctttatttttatatttgtatgtgtgtgttgGTGTGGCTCTCTATTCTAGTTATCAACTCCATTCAATCTTATTTGCTTCCTGATAAGAACTGCCTTCTACGAACtctgtttcaattttctttccaCTTGCATGCTCTATGTATATTTACCTTGCATATATTATCATTGAGAATTACTATCTCTTTACCTCGTATAACCTCATAAACTGTTGATTATGCAGTTAAGTAATACTTACGACATGGTGCATCAATACATGGCTGATACCAAGTACTAAGCACTGGTGAATTCTGTGAAACAAAGTCAGTTGTGATCATAATTTTATTTCACAAGATCAACCTTTACCTATTTTAGACAACTGTTTGTAATTATTTGGTGTTTCTACTTGTAAAAATAGTTGGCAAAGTGCTACTCTCAGTTTACCACGCAGTAAACAATTATTATGTCTTATTAGTGTACAGGATGTAATGGTTTTGCATTGTCAGAATTTCTGGAACATCTGCTTCCCATAATTGCATACACAATGTAAAACACTGCCCTCACTCTTTAGTATTTCACTAGGTTTCTGCTTCTTTGTTTATGAatgtgaaaatttgaaaacgTTTATTGCAGGAAGATTTTTGCTTAAAGGTCTGACATTTAGATGTTTTATacattttactatttttcagGTGGTTGAAGTCATAgcttagaattgaattttttgtcCGGTTCCAGTTTCTTTCCATATCTTCTTTGACTCTCGGATTGTGGATGGACTGCCCTCCCTCATTAGCATTCCCTTTAGAAATTGCGATAAATTAGCCATGTTTCTGTCTCTTTGTTTATGACAAGAAAATTTGAAAGCATTTGAAGTCATAgcttagaattgaatttttcagGGTTCCAATTTCTTTCCATATCTTCTTTGACTCTTGAGATTGTAAGTAGCCTGCTTTGCTGGGGAGATTTTCTCCTTGAGGGTGTATATCGGTTTTATCACATATTCTGATGAGATAATTTTttaggctctctctctctttttctttttctctctctttttgtgtgtgtgcgcaCAATGCACCATTCTGTGATGTCTCTGCCCTTGTAGATTTTTAGTCCCTCTATACAGGAGAAAAGATACAAAGTTGCTGTAGGTCCAGTTGTTCCTAGAATTGGCACTGGATTCTGACGTTGTGTGGAAAAccttttgtcttgtttttgtttatggGTGGATATTAACATACTTTGTTCTTTGCTGTTATATGCATTTTGGCTTCATGTACTTTCTCTTGTACAGGGGTCGATCCCTCTTATAATTGTTGGTAAGAAAAGATCCAAAATTTCATTCCTTCCGATTGCACCTTCAACAGccacattttttgttttccactcGGTTCATCTGTCTTATGGAGTCTTCCTCTCCTGTTTTGAAGATCACATGGCTGTAAATGTTGACTAACTAATACAAAGTTTGAGCACAAAAACCACCAATGTTTGAGGAACCTATGAGCATATCAATGGCGTGCGCTTCATGCATATTATTAGCAAATGTTGCTTGTGTgcaaattctttcttttctgtttgcTGTACTTCCATTTCTTCCGCTTTTCTTCTGGGCAGTGACACAGTTCAGTTTTAGGGGCAGGTTTGTGATTGCACAGGTAGCAAGACTTATATTTTGACCCCCGACTCTCCTGTGAGTAGAACTTCGTAGGAGGTTAGGGCTTCTGGATTTTtgtcccaaaaaggaaaaaaacatggTCTGGATTTCAAGTAATTCCCTGTTTTAAAAGTTTAATAGGTTGAAGGTTTTCTGGTCGTAAACACGGTTATCAGTCTGGCGTGACAGCCTGATATATCAACATAGCATATGAGTTGGTGAATAAGCAATTAGGGAGAAAACTTATTCACCTATAAGtttcctcatttttttagtCAATTGTTGCATCAACATTTTTACAATAGGAAGCAGTAACTTGTTTTAAGAAGTCATGCAACTTGAAGTGTGCATAACATAGTTGTCATGatgcttttgtgttttcttGATTGTGGTATGCCCACATAGATTAATTTGCTGCCAAAATAAAAGAAGGAAAGGATTTGTGTGAAACTCGTTCCAATATTATTTCCACTCAAGCTAGTAAAAGAAAGCTTTGTTGAGCTGGTATGATACTTGCGAGAAAGCCTTCATTTGCTCTTTCTGACACAAGTGTGGATTTGTTAGTAGGAAACTGTAGGAATGCATGCCATTTGCCAGTGAACTCAAAATTTATACATGAACTTGTGAATTGTGTTCTGCCCTCCCTTGCGTCCCCATTTCGTTAGGAGTTAAAGCACACGGACATGCAATGGCAAATCTTATTAATTAGCAATCTTGAttttatgttctttttcttccctTGAAGTGCTGTGGAGGTGCTTTGTTCTTGCAAATTGTGGTAACTTTTGTTTTGATATGAACTAGTGTTCTGAGGGCTGTAATTTGAAATTTAGAGAACAGATGGACCTGTGGAGTGGAATTTGACTAGTATATCCCTCTGGTAACACCATCCGAAATGAGATGCTTCTAGTTTTTAAGGCTGACCTTGTAACCTCATCGTGGGCAGTTCCCCAACTATCCAGACTTGCTCTTTTCCTGGCATAGTTTGTCTTTCTTTAACTCAGGTTGTTTTAGGATgttttgccttttgtttttcaaGTAAATTGGATTGCTGTCTGCATGACTGTTCATTTTTTTCTCCTATTTGAAGGTCTTGAGCTTATTTTCCTCTGATGTGGCTATGTGGGTGAACATACTGCCATCAACCCATCACCTGTACCATTTAATCACGTATATTCCGGGCAAATACCAATCTGAAGTTGCAGATTTAAATGCTAATTCACCCGTAATGATAACCGAACTTGGCTCGATAAATGTCGCCGTTGTCTCAAATAAAACAGGAAGAAGGCTTTTTTTGCATATAGAGTTGATTCTGATCTCTTTGGAATTGGCATTTTCAGGAAGAGGCTTTTCCAGATGATAAATGATCTCCCAACTATATTTGAAGTTGTGACAGGAAATGTTAAGCAACCGAAAGACCAATCCGGTCCccccaacaccaccaccaaaagCAAATCAAGTGGGAAGACGGTAAATTGGCCTTTTTACCTAACAGGTGTTCCTTTTCTGCATATTTTCGACTTCATTTTGTGATAAATCatattctcttctctcttttttctttgctGCTTACATAAAGCAGTCTCGGCCTGAGCCCCAGCCCAAGGCAGTGAAGATTTCCCCTGCACCTCCCAAAGAAGAGGATGACAacggggaggaggaggaggaggaggaagaagaagaagaagaagaagaagcagaagcagaagaaCAGGGAGCCACACTCTGTGGCGCTTGTGGAGATAACTATGCAAACGATGAATTTTGGATCTGCTGCGACATCTGCGAGAGATGGTTCCATGGAAAATGTGTGAAGATTACGCCTGCAAAAGCGGAGCATATCAAGCAGTACAAGTGCCCAAGCTGTAGTAGCAAGAGGGCTAGGGTTTGAAAATCTAGGTTCTGAAGCTGGAGAATGAAACATTAATCAAAACTGAAGGACGGTGTTTAGAACTTTTTCTCTGTTGTACTATTGTAATGTGAAACAAGGCAAGGTAATGAACCATCTTTAGAAGTTACTGAACTTAGAATACCTGTTGATGGGATTTGATTTGTGCTATGAAATTTATGTGACCTGTGTCTAGGGACTATGGTTTTCTTTGTGAATTATGCTTTAGCAGTTGCTGGCAAGAAATTTTTAGAGGTTGTTGCActtctttcagagtttgattGTGCTTGCATTTGTTTTCTGATGGTTTGCTTGGGGCCTTGGGATATAACAGTTTTGTGCCACACTCTGTTTGGTTGTCAAGAAAAGCAAGGGAAAGGGCTTGCAAAATGAAAGTAAGTTCTTATATTTGAATTGTGTCACTATACAACAGTTTAGCCATATAGCAGAAATTGAAAGGTCAAAAACTAACACCGCTAACCTCACCAGTAGTCATTACAAGAACACTGTCCTTTGCTAAAACTATGAAATCTGTTATTGTCCCTAATAATAATCTCTCTCCCCTCCAATTTTGAAATCATCTTTATAGCCATGTGGCAATCCCAACAAATTCTCAGATTCTTCACTACCCTGATCACTGACCATGCTTCACTAACAAGTAGAGCAAAAGCAATAGCCAATTTCTCACTATGAGTCCCCACcatctcttccttttcttcctcctCAACATCTCTCAACACACAGCTCTTATCAGCTT
This region includes:
- the LOC131306336 gene encoding PHD finger protein ALFIN-LIKE 6 isoform X2, which gives rise to MEGTPHPIPRTVEEVFSDFKARRAGLIKALTNEVEKFYQQCDPEKENLCLYGLPNETWEVNLPVEEVPPELPEPALGINFARDGMQEKDWLSLVAVHSDSWLLSVAFYFGARFGFGKSERKRLFQMINDLPTIFEVVTGNVKQPKDQSGPPNTTTKSKSSGKTSRPEPQPKAVKISPAPPKEEDDNGEEEEEEEEEEEEEEAEAEEQGATLCGACGDNYANDEFWICCDICERWFHGKCVKITPAKAEHIKQYKCPSCSSKRARV
- the LOC131306336 gene encoding PHD finger protein ALFIN-LIKE 6 isoform X1 is translated as MEGTPHPIPRTVEEVFSDFKARRAGLIKALTNEVEKFYQQCDPEKENLCLYGLPNETWEVNLPVEEVPPELPEPALGINFARDGMQEKDWLSLVAVHSDSWLLSVAFYFGARFGFGKSERKRLFQMINDLPTIFEVVTGNVKQPKDQSGPPNTTTKSKSSGKTQSRPEPQPKAVKISPAPPKEEDDNGEEEEEEEEEEEEEEAEAEEQGATLCGACGDNYANDEFWICCDICERWFHGKCVKITPAKAEHIKQYKCPSCSSKRARV